In a single window of the Sphingosinicella microcystinivorans genome:
- a CDS encoding LytR/AlgR family response regulator transcription factor: MPDSPLRTLVVDDEAMAIERMQVLLSRFEGVNLVGTASTGGQALRLIEALAPDLLLLDISMPGLDGIGVAQAVQRLPQRPAVVFVTAFDQYAVTAFDVAAADYLLKPVDPDRLGKALARVRELRANAPASPAEDDGYVREFWVPHRSEIVRVDVEAIEMIEAERDYMRLHTADRSFLLHQTIKELERRLDPDRFIRIHRSKIIRRDRIRGLVHLGYGVWSVDLGDGGDHRIGRTYLSDVKRITGK; encoded by the coding sequence ATGCCTGACAGCCCGCTCCGCACGCTCGTCGTCGATGACGAAGCGATGGCGATCGAACGTATGCAGGTGCTGCTGTCGCGGTTCGAGGGCGTCAACCTCGTCGGCACGGCGAGCACCGGCGGGCAGGCGCTGCGCCTGATCGAGGCGCTCGCGCCCGATCTCCTGCTGCTCGACATCTCGATGCCGGGGCTCGACGGCATCGGCGTCGCGCAGGCGGTCCAGCGCCTGCCGCAGCGCCCCGCCGTGGTGTTCGTCACCGCCTTCGATCAATACGCCGTCACTGCGTTCGATGTCGCCGCCGCCGACTATCTGCTGAAGCCGGTGGATCCCGACCGCCTCGGCAAGGCGCTGGCGCGCGTGCGGGAGCTGCGCGCGAACGCACCGGCGAGCCCTGCGGAGGACGACGGCTACGTCAGGGAGTTCTGGGTTCCACACCGCTCGGAGATCGTCCGCGTCGATGTCGAGGCCATCGAGATGATCGAGGCCGAGCGCGACTACATGCGCCTGCACACCGCGGACCGCTCGTTCCTGCTTCACCAGACGATCAAGGAACTCGAACGGCGGCTGGACCCGGATCGCTTCATCCGCATCCACCGTTCCAAGATCATCCGGCGCGACCGCATCAGGGGTCTCGTCCATCTCGGCTACGGCGTGTGGTCGGTCGATCTCGGCGACGGCGGCGATCACCGCATCGGCCGCACCTATCTCTCCGACGTGAAGCGCATCACCGGCAAATAG
- a CDS encoding UrcA family protein, with protein sequence MTLVKISAIAFAAAMTTAAFAPAAHAMEETVIEANTARPVAYVKYGDLNLATDAGVKTLHDRVRRAATAMCVERGIRDLRREMAGIACRNAAISSAAPQITAAINNAGTQVASNAPAITIAMP encoded by the coding sequence ATGACCCTCGTGAAGATCAGCGCGATTGCGTTCGCCGCCGCAATGACCACCGCTGCTTTCGCTCCTGCGGCGCACGCCATGGAAGAAACCGTCATCGAAGCGAACACGGCGCGCCCGGTCGCCTACGTGAAATACGGCGATCTGAACCTTGCCACCGATGCGGGCGTGAAGACGCTGCACGATCGCGTGCGCCGCGCCGCCACCGCGATGTGCGTCGAGCGCGGTATCCGTGACCTGCGCCGGGAGATGGCGGGCATCGCCTGCCGCAACGCCGCGATCAGCAGCGCCGCGCCCCAGATCACTGCCGCGATCAACAATGCCGGAACGCAGGTGGCGTCTAACGCGCCCGCGATCACGATCGCGATGCCGTAA
- a CDS encoding sensor histidine kinase translates to MNRSLLQGVLANDSARTAIQSIFGFWLFYFLIVTLRAFALGFEELLPMAGRRAVVTIIGMAISWALYLALAPLEKAPLRRRALMMFLLCVPAAALFTTFNFYAFYVYEPLPSVAEDFAHKERSLAMLLAIIFEGTVTWFFFFAAWAAFHLALGYAADAANAERRAAAFREEAQAAQLRALRYQINPHFLFNTLNSLSSLVLRNRNEEAEKMILNLSTFFRASLTSDPTEDIPLADELEQQRLYLEVERARFGDRLEFAFDIDPEAARQRVPSLILQPLVENAVKYAVSPSNAPVCIRVKASLHDAMLHIVVEDDGAFAAPQAQVDGTGTGLNNVRNRLRARFGDAAAFKAGPWPGGGFRVDIAIPVKRPMPSPVISHA, encoded by the coding sequence ATGAACAGGTCGTTGCTCCAGGGCGTGCTCGCCAACGATTCGGCACGCACAGCCATCCAGTCGATCTTCGGCTTCTGGCTTTTCTATTTCCTCATCGTCACCCTGCGCGCGTTCGCGCTCGGCTTCGAAGAACTGCTCCCGATGGCAGGGCGCCGCGCCGTGGTCACGATCATCGGCATGGCGATCAGCTGGGCGCTCTACCTGGCGCTGGCCCCGCTCGAGAAGGCGCCCCTGCGCAGGCGCGCGCTGATGATGTTCCTGCTCTGCGTGCCCGCCGCGGCGCTGTTCACCACGTTCAACTTCTATGCCTTCTACGTCTACGAGCCGCTGCCCTCCGTCGCCGAGGATTTCGCGCACAAGGAGCGTTCGCTCGCCATGCTGCTGGCGATCATCTTCGAAGGCACGGTGACGTGGTTCTTCTTCTTCGCGGCGTGGGCGGCGTTCCACCTTGCGCTCGGCTATGCCGCCGATGCCGCGAACGCCGAGCGCCGCGCCGCCGCCTTCCGCGAGGAGGCACAGGCCGCGCAGCTGCGCGCGCTGCGCTATCAGATCAACCCGCATTTCCTGTTCAACACGCTCAACTCGCTGTCGTCGCTCGTGCTGCGCAACCGCAACGAGGAAGCGGAGAAGATGATCCTGAACCTCTCGACGTTCTTCCGTGCGAGCCTCACCAGCGATCCGACCGAGGACATTCCGCTCGCCGACGAACTCGAACAGCAGCGCCTCTATCTCGAAGTGGAGCGCGCCCGCTTCGGCGACCGTCTCGAATTCGCCTTCGACATCGACCCTGAAGCCGCACGGCAACGGGTGCCGAGCCTGATCCTCCAGCCGCTGGTCGAGAACGCCGTAAAATATGCGGTGTCGCCTTCGAACGCGCCGGTGTGCATCCGCGTGAAGGCGAGTCTGCACGACGCAATGCTGCATATCGTCGTGGAGGACGACGGCGCGTTCGCGGCGCCGCAGGCGCAGGTGGACGGCACCGGCACCGGCCTCAACAACGTTCGCAACCGGCTGCGCGCGCGCTTCGGCGATGCCGCCGCGTTCAAGGCGGGTCCGTGGCCGGGCGGCGGCTTCCGCGTCGACATCGCAATTCCCGTGAAGCGCCCCATGCCAAGCCCGGTGATCTCCCATGCCTGA